CTGCTGCAGCTGCCTCAGCAACAACAGTTTCATGTTGAATAGTGCGTGGACCCATGACAGCATCTACAGCCCTGTGTGCCACAGCACTGCCAGTACCAAAGGCCAAACCTGTAAAACATAATAATCACATCTTTAAGCAACTTTGcaacaaaatataattgaaGAACCGGTTTTAAGTTTTGTACACACTGCAGGATATACTCATACCTTGAGCTATGGTAGAACCAATACCACCAAGCATGGATCCACCACCACTATTTTGCATGGGAGCTGGTGGAGGAGCATGGCGTGCTGCCAAAAATCAAGATAGAATATGAAAAAATGCACGAGCAAAGGAAGGAAGATCAAACCACACCAACTAAATGACTCAAGTAAGTTGCCAAGAGATAAAAGTCCGACTACCAAAAAACCTAACCTGGGGCTGGAGCAGGACGAGGAGCAGCACGAGGGGCAGGACGGGAGGCAGATCTTCCTACAcagcaaaacaaggaaaatCAAAAATCATCAACCAGAACAAAAGGGGGACAAAAAATTCCCCTTGTTCCTTTAGCAAAGAATAAAACTACTCTACTAAATTACAACAGCATACTACAGTACAAAGGCTAAAGTGTCAAATACCAACATTAATGAAGAATTAAAATGAACTAGAGCAACCAACTAACAAAACAATAATATTACAGCATTGGACGGGAATCTTATTCCAAAGACAACTGGGGAAAAAAATTACTATCCTATACACTGAACAGGAAGAACACTGCATTAAAACAAATTCCTATAATTGAGGTTTTAAGCAATTCTAAAGGTGCTCTACCTCGTCTTCAGGGGCGGAGCCACCTATTGCTCAGGAGGGTCcttcggcgaaaaattatactatttatacccggtaaaaataattttttatgtatatatagtatatatcgAATCCCCCTTCGGCAGGTTCATGTGTCTACTTCAATCAAAATCCTGGCTCCGCCACTGCTCGTCTTACTTACGAAATTCACTCTAAATTTTGTTCCTTCTAGCAATTGTTGAATCTCATGTCAAACTTTCTGGTCTAATACTTGATAGAAAAATCAAGAGTACACAACTAAGAATAAACACTCTGTcttcataaccacaaataacCACATGCTCTTTGGTGAAAATGCCAATGCAAAGCATCAATGCTGCAATTAGCTACTAAACCTTATTTTCTTCTCAACCTAAGCAAAAAGGAATTCCTAGTCCCACCTAACATAAGTTCATTGAGATTATTTAATTGTTAACGCTAAGTAATAAGATCTTATTAAGGCACCAAGTACCGTATCAATATTTAAACCCTGTGCAGTTTTCTTCATTACATAAGCTCATGAAAAAGATTAATCATTTGATTACACTGTAAAGAAAATCTATATCCATATCCATATCAATCAATTTGCAGAAGTAACGAAAAATCAGAAAAACTGACAGGAAAAAAAACATAGAAAACAAGATAGATCTAAACAGAAAGATGAATAGTGAATCGAATAAGCTTATTACCAGAGCTTCGGCGAGGCATGATTTCCTGATCTTAGAGAGAGAAGCGGCCAAAACTTAGAGAGAGAATTTGGATCACAAAAAACCCTAGATATGTATGTACTTCCTAATACGTATAactatatagagagagagatacTTGTCCACGTTGCTTTCTTAGTGACCAAGAAAATaccctaatttttttaaaaaaaaattggcctaAAAATAAAGCACTTTTAATCTTTTTCAACCAcctttaaaaaattttaaaaaaaactttaaaatcaaaaataattttaaataagtcACTGTTTGGATCGGTGTTAAGTATCGTTTCATAATATATCGTACTGTATTGTTTCAATGAATACAATGTTTGGATAGATTGTATCGTTCCCCGTCGTTACACAATGTCACACTTCAAgaatttgaatgataaacctAGGAGAAAAGTAGGGTGACAACGGTAAACATGAGGAATGGCACCTCCGCCCTACTAAAGAAGTTCGCAAGCAAGGGACATGCCGAACACCTACCTTTCCAACTAAGTCCAAGACAAGGACCCTTTAATTGACGATGCGTTCCGTCGTCAGCAAGCGGTGGCCGACAAAGCCCCTTTCCTTAGAGTCAAGTGACTGAACGCCCCTTTCCCTAAATATCTTGGGAACCGAAGAGGACAGGTTTGAAACTCATTCGGTAATCTGTAATAGAGCTATTATAAAAAGATAGGGTAAATGACatagaattattaaataataaataaaaacaaaatgaaaagaaaatattaagataaCAACGCGATCACACCAAAACAGTCGTAACATAAAATGAGACTTTTTGTTATTACTTAACAATAAATTTAAACAATACGATACAATACAAtttaaataacaatcaaaataaacatTGTAattaaactaacaatacaatacaaggGACATGCCGAACACCTTCCTTTCCAACTAAGTCCAAGGCAAGGACCCTTTAATTGACGATTCTATCGTCAGCAAGCGGTGGCCAACAAGGCCCCTTTCCTTGGAGTCAAGTGACTGAACGCCCCTTTCCCTAAATATCTTGGGAAGCGAAGAGGACAGGTTTGAAACTCATTCGGTAATGTGATAGAGCTATTATGAAAAGATAGGGTAAatgatatataattattaaataataaataaaaataaaatgagaagaaaatattaaggtaacaACGCGATCACACCAAAACAGTCGTAACATAAAATAAGACTTTTTGTTATTACTTAACAATGAATTTAAACAATACGATACAATACAAtttaaataacaatcaaaacaaacattgtaattaaactaacaatacaatacaatacaacggGTAACAACAATCCAAACAAAGGTGTAATGCtttcttatttctttcttcTGTGTtctcatatttctttcatagtaAGAAGGTAATTTGTTACCCTCTTAATTTGCTTGTTTCAAAACAATGGGCAGGCAGCTTTTGCTGTTTGCAAAGAATGCTTAACACATCAATCTAGAGATAATTGAGCATGTCAGCTATTGAATTGGTATAGTATTCTGGTTTAACTTCTTTGGATAAATCTTGAAAATTTGATTCATTTGTTACACCTGCAAAAATCATAGAAGCAAGGACAATTTCTTGTTTAGCCTAGCTAATTATTGAAAATTGAATCGACTATTTTAAAACAATTCgaaaaaagggtcaaatttgCTCATGAACTATCAGAAATTGTTCAACTTTGCCATCCGTTTGAATTCACCTTTGCCGCTAGGAAAACAGGTCTTGTCTTTGGCCCTGACCTCTAACGGAGCTCTCGTTTGAATTCACCTTTGTCGCTAGGAAAAAAGTCGTCTTTGGCCCTGACCTCTAACGGAGCTCCAACATGAGATAATTTTAAACCGTAATCAAAAGTTTAGGGGTTTGTATTGTTCTTTTCTCCGTTATTTTCTATATGCTTCACTTGAGTCGAGCCTATATTTGAAATAGACTCTTTACCTTCACGAGGTATGGGTAAGGCTGCGTATACACAACCATCCATAGACCCCACTTGTAGGATTACACTAGGTAccttgttgttgctgttgtaaTCAAAAGTTTTGGGGTAAATTTGGATATGTGGAGTTCACTCATTTTACGTTGGATCTCTGTTAAATGCAAGGGAAAATACAAGACGATTTGCTAAGTAGAAGGGCATGAACTGACCAAAAATGTAACGGATGGCAAAACTGAACAATTTCGGATAGTACATGAGCAAATTTGGGCCTTTTCCCAAAATAAACGAGAAAATTGAAAGCATTCGTAGACCTGAAAATACCAGGAGAGTTCTACACCCGGCGTTTTGTCCAAATAGAATATCAGTGTCCAATCTGTCACCCACCATGCACATCCTGGATGTAGTGATGTTATACCTGTTGAATGAGAAATGGTACCAATATTAAGAATGCAAAGAGTTATGAAACTCTGAAACTACCATGACATTTACTCAATGCTAATGCTTTTTCAGAGGTATCATCCATAACTAGCTTTCTCAACTAGGTTTATATGCTAAGCTGCATATAGCTTTCTTACTTTAGCAATAGAAAGTCCATCAGAAAAGTCGATGGCTTCCCAACTGTAATAGGCTCTTTTTGGGTTGTTCCGCATATTGCAGCAACCATACATCCCGCACCTACAGTCACAAGCAAAAAGATCATTAGTAAAGTAGCAAGCTTTTGCAGAATACTCAAATGTAAAATAAATCTTTATTGGTCGCGATGAAAAGGCACTAAAAGTGATATTTACCAGGCCACTCTTGAAGATCAGTTAAATGTCCCACTGCATCACGGTTGGTCGCGATGAAAAGGCAACCAGGATTCTCACGGATGCAAAGAGTTCCATACCTACACGCAGCCACCAACAATGCCATTTCAAGAATCAGTTTAGCAAATAGCAAAAATACCAGATATGAATGTCTTTCAGCTTTGTTTTTAGTACATCACTTGAAAACAtattttcagaattttaaaAACTATTAGAAAGCAGCATGCTTTCGTACATTTAGTTTACCAAACTACCTCAGTGACAAAAACAACCTCTTAACACTTAAATACTTACCTGTACCAGGTGTATACACCAAATCATACTAATTTACCATGGTTAAGACATAAATTAAAGTGAAAATGTGCAATTCGTTAACAATGGTTTAGTGATAAGAATGTATATGAAGATATGTGTCATGTATTCATCTAGTTAATGTAAACAGTTAAACACCGGGTGCGGGTAAGTTTTTACCCAATCCAAGTAAATCAAAAAAGGGAGGCCTTAAAAACAGACATACTGTAGTTTATAAAAGTTGATATATTGGTCAAGTCCAACGATAACAGCTCCAACCTGAAAATAGAAACAGCATAGTTTGTGCTCAGtacaataaaagaaaagaaacccaCATTAGTTATAAGGAAAAGTGTACTTTACACTCTTATCATGCTCGAAGAGACAATCAGATTTCAGTTCAATATTCTTCTTTCCATCTGCCTGCAAGAATGTCCGAATTCAGCTGCAAAATGTACAATCTATGCAGCAGCCAAACCTCCCAGGGAAGGGGGGGGGGGCACAGAATTCAACTTACTAAGAATATGAGAGCAAAGAGAATCACATACCGGGCCACCTAGTGCTGTAAATCCAGCTTGCTCCAGTTCTTCCAGTATGCCTTCCTCACCTATGACATAAACCTGCCAAGTCAAGTTCCGGTCTAACATTTAGATGAGCTGGGACAATGAGTGAGAAGTTAGAAGATAACAAGTCACACTAGACTATGCTTCGACATGACCTCAATGCGGAATGCTTTTAATAAATGAAGATGTAACTAAGCTGTAAAATCCAATTTTAGGCAATGGAAAGAATTTACATTCATCTGCACACAACCCAACATCTCCAAATATGATGAAAGTATGTGAATGAGAAAATTGGAAATCtattgaaattcataaaagaaaCAAGCAGACTAATCAAGTTTCGGGCTTTGAGATAGAAATGACAAGACTACAATCCCTCTCTATAAAAGATACGACATGAATTCCTATGCAAAAAATGAACAACAAACTCAGAAAATCtcatattttgacataaaatGATTTAAGGAAAATGGGAAAACACTAGCACATTGGCAACACAATACTACGAAATTTTTTTGGGATCTCAACTTTGACTTACTGGTGATGCTAAAAGGGATTAACTGACGGTACTGGACTCTCTCAGTGTATTTTATAAGATTTGGCTTATAAAGGCTAAAATCCAGTAAAAAGTTTCAGCTCATATATCACAATGCCTTTCCAGGTTTATTTTCCAAAGTTAATGAGTAAATAAAGAAACTTTATTATGAAGACATAAAATCACATCAAACACAAAATTGTGGTGACAAGTAAATGAACCCATCTAATCTCTCCATTGGTGCTTTTCGACCTTTCTGTCCTTTCTTAAATATTTCCTCAAATTCAATAGACGTAAGATTCTTCCAGACAAGGTGAAATTTTTGGAATCTTTGTATCCAAATTTgttatgtataataaattttggaagatttgTACCTTACAGTTTTCTTGGTCTCTTTTGGTTTAACAGCACTTGTTAAGATGAATGAGATCAcctttatcaaaaaattaatgaaattatAAAAGATTTCTGTCAGATGGAATCATGGAACAAAGGTTTTCAATAGTAACATCACGAAGAAAAATAGTGTTTAGTTTGGTAGTCGGTCTCTAAATTGTGTGAGGCAACAAATATAGTTACCCATTGTTGCCACTTGGAGCCATAAATAGAAACCTTCAGTCCGTCAGCGGAACTAAATCTTTCAATCTTTGAATTTAATAGTGTGCATGTGATTTGTTTAGCAAGCAAATTTGGAGTTCAGAAAACTTTTATTCTACTCATCCAACTATTATCCTAGCACCAACTAGAATACTACTTTCTCAGAACTCAGATCAGTTCCAAAGTTTCCATGGTAATCAGCTATGTAGACATCTACCTGCGTACACGTCttgaatacaacaacaacataaccagtgtaatcctacaagtggggtctggagagggtaagatgcacgcaaaccttacccctacttTTGCGAGGTAGAGaagttgtttccgaaagaccctcggctcaaaaagaaaaaaacgtcttgaatacatatcatataaaACAGACTGCCCCTTCTTAAATTGCACACTTGCCAATCAATTTGTTTCCTTCCCATCTCAAGTTACAAAATCAAGGTGAAAAAAACAAGAGTCTTTGAACCGACACAATAACTaaccttcttttctcttggaaaGTCATTGACTTTCAGATACATTGCTGCAGCAAATGAAGACGAAAATATCTCATCCTGTAGAAACAATGAGAGTTTAATTTTACAAAGAATTGAAGAAATGTAGTTTCAGTATTTGCAGTACTAATAAAAACTAGAGTGTAAAACCTCATTAACAGGAATTCCAAGGGAATGGAACTTCTTGGCGTATTGCTTTCTTGATTTTGTTGAGTTGTTTGTTACAAATACCAGCTTCTTACCCTGCATATTAACATCATCTCAATCTCAATATACATCGAAATCCACGTGAAAGTGACAACTTTGCTGAGGGCATATGCATCTCAAGATTACTACATGAATTAACCACAAAGGAAAGCTTATAACTTTCGGCTGATATGCATTTGTGTCTCAATTCACATCTATATTACCATACAAAATCCACATGAAAGTTACAACTTTGTTGAGGGCATATACATCTTGATACACAAACACACCTAGTACATGAACCATCCACAGGAAAGCTTATAACTTTTGGCTTTTCTGCATTTGTGTCTCAATTCACATTTATATGACCATACAAAATCCACATGGAAGCAACAACTTTGCTGAGGGCATATGCATCTCGATAGACACACACACCTACTACATGAAGCATCCACGGGAAAGCTTATAACTTTTGGTTGTTCTGCATTTGTGTCTCAATTCACATTTATGCACACCCAGAGTCGCAGATAGCCATGTTCACAAGAAAGCAGAACATAGGTAAAACCAAAAATTAAACTAGCGTTTGGCCATAGATTTTGGAACACATTTTGAAGATTTATCTTCACATATTTGTTTGGCCACAAAATTTGATTAGATTTtctcttcaaatattttcaagttccAAAAATCACAACTTCAAAAGATATATTTAAACTCTGTATATGCATCTGCTGCGGAAGCAGATAACTATCAATTTTACCTAATTATAGCACAACAAATTTGCctttaaaagataaaaactaTTGAGTTTAGGAACAAAACAGGTCCAAATAGATAGTGTTTCCAACAAACCCCAGGTCCCCCTTgaagtaactggtaaagttgatGTCATGTGACCAAGAGGTCACGAgctcaagccttgaaaacagcctctggtagaaatgcaagataagactgcgtacaatagaccctttcCTGGACACTGCGCATAGCGAgagcttagtgcaccgggctgccctttgtATCCCTTTATCAGAAAATTCACAAAATATGaacaaaaaagggaaaaatgaatagaaaaagaaagaataggaAATACATGAGAGCGAAGCAAGTCGAGTGTCTCGGGAACCCCATTAATCAATTTCTCCCCCTTCCAAATCACACCTACAAAAGggtaagaagaaaaaataaagaaaaaataacttttacaaAATTACAtgatataacaacaacaatatactcCGTACAACCCCACAAGTGGGTCTGGAAGTATAGAGTCTACGCATACCTTAGTCCTACCTTAAGACTCTCATGACAAAATTACATGATATAACAACAAAATCTCCAATGCAATCACATAAGTGGGGTCTAGGgtgggtagagtgtatgcaaacTTTACCCGGGTTGATTTCTCAGATGGTTAATCAACTAATTAGCTATTATCTCAAAAGAGTTGTCTTTATTCTTGATTTCAATTTTCTTCGgtcaaaaaaataactttttgagAGAATAACTATTGTTGAGTGACAATAGGAGAAATCAACTCGACTTTACACGTTAGAGAAATTGTTACCGATAGACCCTCGAGACAAAATTACTTGATATAACAAAAACAATGACAACAAGAAGATATACAGTTTAATCACATAAATGGAATCTGGGATGagtagagtgtatgcaaaatgatttctcaGATAATCACCCAACTAATTCGCTATTATCTCAAAAAGTCACACTTCTCCTTAGATTTCAATTTTCTTCAACAAAAGAAACTAACTTTCTCAGATAATAACTATAAGTCCAGTAACAATATAAGAAATCAAATTCAACTTTACCCCTACTATGAGAATTAGATAAACTGTTTTCGATAGAAGCTTAGTATAATTAAAATTACATGACTTGAAAAGGAATAATACGAATTGGGGTTTTTTTCTTACCATCGCAATCGAAGAGAAATGCATCAACAGAATTAAGAAGCTCCTTAGCATTCTCCAAAGACAGTGATTTTGAGATTTCCCCATTCATTATTGCCCTTTGAatcaaaaaaacccaaaaactcaaaattatcACTGATGGAAAATTTATCACTAATCACCAGTTCTTGAACAATTTGAAATaagtgaataataataatagaattaAGAATATTATTGGCGTAGAAATAACACTATCTATGAATAAATTagcaccaaaaagaaaaaagtgaaataTGCTCtctaatagaaaaataaaatattctttgtacttatatttaaaattcaaaatgattggatgagcttaaaaaaaagtAACTGAAGTGTTTTTACAATTTTGAAATgctaaaagttattttataaataagcagttgagtgtttggataaaagtgcttaaatgaggaaaatgatgtgaattttaggattaaaagaataaaaaggatagtttgagaatttagttaaaatataagggatataaaagtaatttttatggtcaaagaaaatgactttaaacacttagaaaaaaaagttaggaacacgttcaaaagctaaaaagaggcttaagttgattttgaccaacttaaagctcatccaaacgggctcttaagcACGTTTGAGTTATAAAGAAagtgttgaaaaaaataattttaaaaaatgatcacACTTATGAGAAGGTGCAAGTAGCATGAATAAAAATAAGAGTTTGTTTGAGTTAGTTGATTAAACATAATGGTTGAAAATCACTTTCATGTGTTCAAATTATTTTAGCTAAATTAAGGGGGTTTATttgtaattgagttataatttaGGGGCgtaaatgataataataataaaatatatcagTATAATATTATAAGTGAGTTTGAAGATAGCGATATTTATGTGgttttaattctattttatcAAGATAGAAAGGTTATCTCAAATAGACCTAGACGatacatatcaaaatcaagtatGAAGAGATCTTTGATTATTCcaccatatttttttttaagatgaactttatgtttgaatgagtgaCTTTGACCTGTTTTTCAATAGTGTTTTTTTCCAGTACATAACTTTTACTTTTAAtcttctatattatattaaaagtatgaaaattcttaaaatattgattgaattttttattcttcATTAGAAAAATGTGCTTTAGACAATATCgtatttttactattttcatTCGATTATTATCGTAATAGATGTAGGACttaaaattaactaaaattcactaacaaaattattatttaaaaaatttaaaaataattattatttaattattatcctaatattgaatataaatttgacatattatatcatatttatatTTGGAGTCTAAAAATCATATCAATTCTAGAGGGATAAGAAGACTAATTCAGTATCTATATATTATGACATGTAAAATTGATGATCACATAATCTCCTCTCCTTTATTTTCAGTTTCCTCCTTTTCGTAAGTCTTTCACCTTATTTTAACCCTCAATAATTGATGTAATTGTATTGTAGTTTATAATTCCATTGTTTTTTTCTACCTTATGTTATAGGCAGAATCCATCGGTAACCCCCTAATGTTGACACCAACTTTTACTTAGATACCTTAACTaggttttgttcattttagacacctcaagtaaggttttgatgtgtcattttgacacttttttgacaatcacccaaatatataaagtgtgtgtaatgTACTCGCCGATGACgtgtcaaaaaaaataattaacaacttcTATTAACCTACCCACCCTCCCAGTCGTTTCTCCAGCTCCACCCACCCCTCCCTTCGCCTTCTCCAACCctacccaccccaaccccaatCCATCCCCCACCAGATCTTCATCTCCACctccacccaccccaaccctACCCATGTTATCTTCAGaaacattttaaaaagaatttaactattttgaaaattttattttataaaagcacAAGTTTTTCTTCTTTACTTCTAAAAATTAGTTATTAATAAAtagtggaagaaaaaaaattaattctcgTATGTGCAAAGGAATCAAAATACGTGAAGAATGATTTATGGATCTATAAGTTACTAAATCTACTAAAAAAGGTTTATTATATGAAGATGACTTTAAAATGATTTggagaattttaaaaatctttgtcgatatttttcaaattatttcgaGGAGGAAAAAAgcaataaaacaagaaaaggtaTTTAAACGTGAGAAAATCTGGCATtcgaatttattttatatttgggaTCATCAAATCTATTTCAACATGGATGAAAAATGGTAgctagaaaatggagaagaagaagaacaagaaaaaaaattaaagttttttttataaaaaaaacgtTCTTCACGCGCTCAAAATGGGTGTAGCACACGCAATGTGCCAAGTTAGcgcaaagtgtcaaaatgacacatcgggaccttacttgaggtgtttaaaatgaacaaagcctagttgaggcgtctaagtgaaagttggtgccaattTTAAGGAGTCACCGATAAGTTCAGCCTATGTTATATTATGGAGGGACAAATATAGTTTGTATTATGTTTACAATTGTACTTATTCTCCCTTCTTTTCCTCTAATCTTAATTATTACATATGTCTCACTATAATTTACTGGATTTTAgctttaaaacatgaaaatcttcAGTTGCTTGAGAATAGAGTCCTATGCGCCACGAATCCATACTGCAAAGCGAATATCGAATATCGGatgaaaaatcaaacaaaaaaaccATCATGTCTTGGACTATCAACTTTAAATTATAACTTTGATAATAGTCGCTAAGTCATATGTGCAAAACACGTACACTAAACTAATAAAAGTTAAATacatatccaaatataattttaacttctaaatacttttcttttttatttattttcaaatatcatattttatatgttcAAAAATATGATGTAAATTCTCATAGAAAACAAGGAGAGTTGCCCTTTGCATCAAATCAATGAAGTGGACCTCCTTGTAGGACACTGATTTTCAACTAGTAATTGTACAAGTATTTGCTACAAATGTAACCGA
This sequence is a window from Solanum dulcamara chromosome 10, daSolDulc1.2, whole genome shotgun sequence. Protein-coding genes within it:
- the LOC129871588 gene encoding uncharacterized protein C6C3.02c-like, with amino-acid sequence MPRRSSGRSASRPAPRAAPRPAPAPARHAPPPAPMQNSGGGSMLGGIGSTIAQGLAFGTGSAVAHRAVDAVMGPRTIQHETVVAEAAAAAPVSTASGAGPDACSVHTKAFQDCINSSGSDIGKCQFYMDMLSECRRNSMINA
- the LOC129871158 gene encoding phosphoglycolate phosphatase 2 isoform X1; its protein translation is MNGEISKSLSLENAKELLNSVDAFLFDCDGVIWKGEKLINGVPETLDLLRSHGKKLVFVTNNSTKSRKQYAKKFHSLGIPVNEDEIFSSSFAAAMYLKVNDFPREKKVYVIGEEGILEELEQAGFTALGGPADGKKNIELKSDCLFEHDKSVGAVIVGLDQYINFYKLQYGTLCIRENPGCLFIATNRDAVGHLTDLQEWPGAGCMVAAICGTTQKEPITVGKPSTFLMDFLLLKYNITTSRMCMVGDRLDTDILFGQNAGCRTLLVFSGVTNESNFQDLSKEVKPEYYTNSIADMLNYL
- the LOC129871158 gene encoding phosphoglycolate phosphatase 2 isoform X2 — encoded protein: MNGEISKSLSLENAKELLNSVDAFLFDCDGVIWKGEKLINGVPETLDLLRSHGKKLVFVTNNSTKSRKQYAKKFHSLGIPVNEDEIFSSSFAAAMYLKVNDFPREKKVYVIGEEGILEELEQAGFTALGGPADGKKNIELKSDCLFEHDKSVGAVIVGLDQYINFYKLQYGTLCIRENPGCLFIATNRDAVGHLTDLQEWPGAGCMVAAICGTTQKEPITVGKPSTFLMDFLLLKYNITTSRMCMVGDRLDTDILFGQNAGCRTLLV